The following proteins are encoded in a genomic region of Streptococcus equi subsp. equi:
- the citX gene encoding 2'-(5''-triphosphoribosyl)-3'-dephospho-CoA:apo-citrate lyase: MSKELIFKGKAVTLADMLRAREDRSLRQGKLLTEFSNESLLSVTMNIPGPIKTSPALLEVFDSVIKAILEKLSGNQISYQLRLLPKTGYEYYLVTALDSQALKLKMIELETDLPIGRLMDLDVLVLTNQLPTPISRTALGFPPRSCYLCSKEAKACSRNRSHSVADMQTALVHLLQSFFDGGNQLS, from the coding sequence ATGTCTAAGGAATTGATTTTCAAGGGGAAAGCTGTTACCCTAGCTGATATGCTAAGGGCACGCGAGGACAGAAGCCTTCGTCAAGGAAAGCTTTTAACAGAATTCTCAAACGAAAGCCTGCTTTCTGTGACCATGAATATTCCAGGCCCCATTAAAACGTCACCTGCTTTACTTGAGGTATTTGATAGTGTTATCAAGGCAATCCTAGAAAAGCTGTCTGGCAATCAGATCAGCTATCAGCTTCGTTTGCTGCCAAAAACGGGTTATGAATATTACCTTGTGACAGCCTTAGATAGTCAGGCATTAAAGCTCAAAATGATTGAGCTTGAGACTGATTTACCGATTGGCAGGCTAATGGATTTGGACGTTTTAGTGCTGACAAATCAGCTGCCAACCCCTATCAGTCGAACAGCCTTAGGCTTTCCTCCTCGCAGCTGCTATCTTTGCTCAAAAGAGGCTAAGGCTTGTAGTAGAAATCGCAGTCACTCGGTAGCAGACATGCAGACAGCCCTTGTACACTTACTCCAATCATTTTTTGACGGAGGCAATCAGCTCAGTTAG
- the citF gene encoding citrate lyase subunit alpha — MVKNKLGRDIPQEYADHYGVFEGELARITSYNESSRRIKPVKPGDSKLLGSIREAIEKTGLKDGMTISFHHHFREGDFVMNMVLDEIASMGIKDLAIAPSSIANVHEPLIEHIKNGVVTSITSSGLRDKVGAAISSGIMEKPVVIRSHGGRARAIASGDIHIDVAFLGAPSSDEYGNVNGTIGKATCGSLGYAMIDAKYADQVVVLTDHLVDYPNTPISIPQTDVDYVVTVDAIGDPQGIAKGATRFTKNPKELLIAEYAAKVITQSPYFKNGFSFQTGTGGASLAVTRFMREAMLQENIKASFALGGITNAMVELLEEGLVEKILDVQDFDYPSAVSLGKNAQHYEIDANMYASPLSKGSVINQLDTCILSALEVDTNFNVNVMTGSDGVIRGASGGHCDTAFAAKMSLVISPLIRGRIPTFVDEVNTVITPGTSVDVVVTEIGIAINPNRPDLIEHFKDLKVPQFSIEELKEKAYSIVGTPDRIQYGDKVVALIEYRDGSLIDVVYNV; from the coding sequence ATGGTTAAAAATAAACTTGGTCGTGATATTCCTCAGGAGTATGCTGATCACTATGGAGTATTTGAAGGAGAGCTAGCACGTATCACTAGCTACAATGAATCAAGCCGCCGCATTAAGCCTGTAAAGCCAGGTGACAGTAAATTGCTTGGCTCTATTCGTGAAGCTATTGAAAAGACAGGCCTAAAAGATGGCATGACCATTTCATTTCACCATCATTTTCGTGAGGGGGACTTCGTCATGAATATGGTTCTTGATGAGATAGCCAGCATGGGAATCAAAGATTTAGCTATTGCTCCAAGCTCTATTGCCAATGTGCATGAGCCATTAATTGAGCACATTAAAAACGGAGTGGTTACAAGCATTACCTCATCAGGTTTACGTGATAAGGTTGGGGCAGCTATTTCATCAGGGATTATGGAAAAGCCTGTTGTGATTCGTTCTCATGGAGGACGTGCTCGTGCGATTGCTAGTGGTGATATTCATATTGACGTTGCCTTTTTAGGAGCACCAAGCTCAGATGAATATGGTAATGTCAACGGTACGATTGGTAAGGCTACCTGCGGCTCACTTGGCTATGCTATGATCGATGCCAAGTACGCAGATCAGGTGGTGGTGCTGACAGATCACCTAGTTGATTATCCTAACACCCCAATTAGCATTCCGCAAACTGATGTTGATTATGTCGTGACAGTTGATGCTATTGGTGATCCACAAGGAATCGCTAAGGGAGCAACGCGGTTCACCAAAAATCCTAAGGAGCTCCTAATTGCCGAATATGCCGCTAAGGTTATCACACAGTCGCCTTACTTTAAAAATGGCTTTTCCTTCCAAACAGGTACAGGAGGAGCTTCCTTAGCAGTGACTAGGTTCATGCGTGAGGCCATGCTTCAAGAAAATATCAAGGCAAGCTTTGCCCTTGGAGGCATTACAAACGCTATGGTAGAATTGCTCGAAGAAGGATTAGTTGAGAAAATCCTAGATGTACAGGATTTTGATTACCCTTCAGCAGTTTCGCTTGGTAAAAATGCTCAGCATTACGAAATTGATGCTAACATGTATGCCTCACCACTAAGCAAGGGATCGGTTATCAATCAATTAGACACCTGTATTTTATCAGCGCTTGAGGTTGACACTAATTTCAATGTTAATGTCATGACAGGTTCTGACGGTGTTATTCGTGGGGCTTCCGGAGGGCATTGTGACACAGCCTTTGCTGCCAAAATGAGTCTGGTGATTTCACCCCTTATCCGCGGACGCATTCCAACCTTTGTAGATGAGGTAAATACAGTAATTACACCTGGAACAAGCGTTGATGTGGTTGTCACAGAAATAGGTATTGCTATCAATCCAAACCGTCCAGATTTGATAGAGCATTTCAAGGACTTGAAGGTTCCTCAATTTAGTATCGAAGAATTAAAAGAAAAGGCTTACTCGATTGTTGGAACACCTGATCGTATCCAATACGGTGATAAGGTTGTAGCTCTTATTGAGTATCGTGATGGCAGCCTGATTGACGTTGTCTACAATGTCTAA
- the citE gene encoding citrate lyase beta chain / citryl-CoA lyase subunit — protein MERLRRTMMFVPGANAAMLRDAPLFGADSIMFDLEDSVSLKEKDTSRALVHFALKTFDYSNVETVVRVNSLDSCGALDIEAVVLAGVDVIRLPKTETAQDIIDVEAVIERVERDNGIAVGRTRMMAAIESAEGVLKAREIAKASNRLIGIALGAEDYVTNMKTRRYPDGQELFFARSMILHAARAAGIAAIDTVYSDVNNTEGFQAEVRHIKQLGFDGKSVINPRQIPLVNEIYTPTEKEISHAKQVIWAIREAESKGSGVISLNGKMVDKPIVERAQRVIALATAAGVLTEEDI, from the coding sequence ATGGAACGCTTAAGAAGAACGATGATGTTTGTTCCGGGCGCTAATGCGGCTATGCTAAGAGATGCACCCTTGTTTGGAGCGGACTCTATCATGTTTGATTTAGAGGATTCAGTTTCCTTAAAAGAAAAAGACACCTCTCGCGCCCTTGTTCATTTTGCCCTAAAAACCTTTGATTATTCAAATGTTGAGACAGTTGTGCGCGTTAATAGCCTAGACTCTTGTGGTGCTCTGGATATTGAGGCAGTTGTGTTAGCAGGTGTTGATGTTATTCGCCTGCCAAAGACAGAAACTGCCCAGGATATTATTGATGTTGAGGCAGTCATTGAGCGTGTTGAGCGTGACAATGGGATTGCTGTTGGTCGTACACGCATGATGGCAGCTATCGAGTCTGCAGAAGGGGTCTTAAAAGCTCGTGAGATTGCAAAGGCCTCAAATCGTCTCATTGGTATTGCCCTCGGCGCAGAGGATTATGTGACTAATATGAAAACACGTCGCTACCCAGATGGACAAGAATTATTCTTTGCCCGCAGCATGATTCTTCACGCAGCACGTGCTGCTGGGATTGCAGCAATTGATACCGTTTATTCAGATGTCAACAATACAGAAGGCTTCCAAGCTGAGGTGCGTCATATCAAGCAATTAGGCTTTGATGGTAAATCTGTCATCAACCCTCGTCAGATTCCATTGGTAAATGAGATTTATACACCAACCGAAAAAGAGATTAGTCACGCCAAGCAAGTGATCTGGGCCATTCGTGAGGCTGAAAGTAAGGGATCAGGTGTCATTTCATTAAATGGAAAAATGGTAGATAAGCCAATCGTAGAGCGTGCACAGCGTGTTATCGCTTTGGCAACAGCTGCTGGGGTATTAACAGAGGAGGACATTTAG
- the citD gene encoding citrate lyase subunit gamma, with amino-acid sequence MEIKQIAVAGSLESSDMMITISPNDGQGIVLELDSSVEKQFGNHIRALIKTTLARLGVESATIEAVDKGALDCTIQARTIAAVHRAAGVEHYNWKEIDSWNA; translated from the coding sequence ATGGAGATCAAACAAATTGCTGTTGCTGGTTCGCTTGAATCTAGCGACATGATGATAACAATATCACCTAATGATGGTCAGGGAATCGTTTTGGAATTGGATTCAAGCGTTGAAAAACAATTTGGCAATCATATCAGAGCATTAATCAAGACAACACTTGCCAGGCTGGGCGTTGAGTCAGCAACGATCGAAGCTGTTGATAAGGGAGCCTTGGATTGTACCATTCAGGCAAGAACAATTGCAGCAGTCCATCGTGCTGCTGGAGTTGAGCATTACAACTGGAAGGAGATCGACTCATGGAACGCTTAA
- a CDS encoding membrane protein gives MTINIDHLIQSFELMALGMAGVFVVLGILYIVAEALIKLFPVEK, from the coding sequence ATGACAATCAATATAGACCATTTGATCCAATCCTTTGAGCTAATGGCACTTGGAATGGCAGGAGTATTTGTTGTATTAGGAATTCTCTATATTGTAGCAGAGGCTCTGATTAAGCTATTTCCAGTAGAAAAATAA
- the oadB gene encoding methylmalonyl-CoA decarboxylase beta chain, whose protein sequence is MGLGTILVNFPGTGVLTQVVNGVEQEGVFDALFNFGIGTELFPLLIFIGIGAMIDFGPLLQNPFMLLFGAAAQFGIFFVVVVAVLAGFDIKEAASIGIIGAADGPTSIFVANQLAKDLLGPITVAAYSYMALVPIIQPFAIKLVTTKKERRIRMTYKAENVSQLTKILFPIVITLVAGFIAPISLPLVGFLMFGNLLRECGVLDRLSQTAQNELVNIISILLGLTISIKMQAELFLNVQTLLIIIFGLLAFIMDSIGGVMFAKFLNLFRKEKINPMIGAAGISAFPMSSRVIQKMATDEDPQNFILMYAVGANVSGQIASVIAGGLLLAYFS, encoded by the coding sequence ATGGGACTGGGTACTATTTTAGTCAACTTTCCCGGCACAGGAGTCTTAACACAGGTTGTTAATGGTGTTGAGCAAGAAGGGGTCTTTGATGCCTTATTCAATTTTGGAATCGGTACAGAGCTGTTTCCATTACTTATTTTTATCGGTATTGGTGCCATGATTGACTTTGGTCCTTTACTTCAAAATCCTTTCATGCTATTATTCGGTGCGGCAGCTCAATTTGGGATTTTCTTTGTTGTCGTTGTAGCCGTATTAGCTGGCTTTGATATTAAGGAAGCAGCTTCAATTGGTATCATTGGTGCTGCTGACGGTCCAACATCAATTTTTGTAGCAAACCAATTGGCAAAGGATTTGCTAGGGCCTATCACAGTGGCAGCTTATTCTTACATGGCTTTGGTTCCGATCATTCAGCCCTTTGCGATCAAGCTAGTTACTACCAAAAAAGAGCGTCGTATTCGTATGACCTATAAGGCTGAGAATGTGTCACAATTAACGAAGATCCTCTTTCCTATTGTGATCACACTTGTAGCCGGCTTTATTGCTCCAATTTCGTTACCATTGGTTGGTTTTTTGATGTTTGGGAACCTGCTTCGTGAATGTGGTGTCTTGGACCGATTGTCACAGACCGCTCAAAACGAATTGGTCAATATCATCAGTATTTTACTAGGACTAACCATCTCTATCAAAATGCAGGCCGAGCTTTTCTTGAATGTGCAAACCCTGCTTATTATCATTTTTGGTCTGTTGGCCTTTATCATGGATTCGATTGGTGGTGTGATGTTTGCCAAATTCTTGAATTTATTCCGTAAGGAAAAAATCAACCCAATGATCGGAGCTGCTGGAATTTCAGCCTTTCCAATGTCAAGTCGTGTGATTCAAAAAATGGCCACTGATGAGGATCCGCAGAATTTCATCTTGATGTATGCTGTGGGTGCTAATGTATCTGGTCAAATCGCCTCAGTTATTGCAGGTGGCTTGCTGCTTGCTTACTTTAGCTAA
- the cfiA gene encoding acetyl-CoA carboxylase biotin carboxyl carrier protein subunit: protein MLRKFKITIDGKEYLVEMEEIGAPSQAPVVPPVQPAVAPAPVAEKKAAEAPQAPAAPVSAGADAMPSPMPGIILKVLVNVGDVVHENQPLLILEAMKMENEIVASTAGTVTGIHVTAGQVVNPGEGLITIS from the coding sequence ATGTTGCGTAAGTTTAAAATTACCATTGACGGAAAAGAGTACCTAGTTGAAATGGAAGAAATCGGTGCTCCCTCCCAAGCCCCAGTAGTACCTCCTGTTCAACCAGCAGTAGCTCCAGCCCCTGTAGCCGAAAAAAAGGCAGCAGAAGCTCCGCAAGCTCCAGCAGCACCTGTATCAGCAGGGGCAGATGCAATGCCCTCACCTATGCCTGGTATTATCTTAAAGGTTTTAGTTAATGTTGGTGATGTCGTACATGAAAATCAGCCTCTATTGATTTTAGAGGCTATGAAAATGGAAAATGAGATTGTCGCCTCAACAGCTGGTACAGTCACAGGGATTCATGTTACTGCAGGTCAGGTGGTCAACCCTGGTGAAGGCTTAATCACCATTAGCTAA
- the citN gene encoding Mg2+/citrate complex secondary transporter: MLLTVLAYAMIIIFMYVVMKKKMTPFTALVMIPLIMTIAVILTGSADFTSDAKFVAFVGEDGLAKNLTAIGPMIMYGINNTAKTGIMLLFAILFFSIMLDAGLFDPITEKMIRFAKGDPMKVLMATAIVAAAVSLNGDGTTTTLICCSAFLPIYKKLNMRIMNLGVLIILQNTIMNLLPWGGPTARAMSVLSVGPEILGYLAPGMVLSLLYVICWVAPSMGRKERARLGVVDLTEEEMRKLTDITDPDTLSIRRPKNFAFNAILTIGLITWLVAGSFYKAIAMAPLLLFAVGTCIALIVNYPVLKDQTKRIGDNAGDAVQVVILVFAAGIFMGLFQGSGMASALAQSFATIIPKQLAGFWGLVIALISAPGTFFISNDGFYYGILPVLAEAGAEYGFSNMAMALASLMGQAFHLLSPLVAFIYLLLRLTGLDMGEWQKEAAKYAIIIFIIFVVTIIAMGQMPLYIPQ, from the coding sequence ATGTTATTAACAGTTCTAGCTTATGCTATGATTATTATCTTCATGTATGTCGTCATGAAGAAAAAAATGACCCCTTTTACAGCTCTGGTCATGATTCCGTTGATAATGACAATTGCTGTTATATTAACAGGCTCTGCTGATTTTACATCAGACGCCAAATTTGTTGCCTTTGTTGGTGAGGATGGGCTTGCTAAAAATCTGACAGCTATTGGTCCTATGATCATGTACGGTATTAATAACACTGCTAAGACAGGTATTATGCTGCTTTTTGCGATCCTGTTCTTTTCCATTATGCTAGATGCTGGCTTGTTTGACCCGATTACTGAAAAAATGATTCGCTTTGCTAAGGGAGACCCGATGAAGGTCTTGATGGCAACTGCAATTGTTGCAGCAGCTGTTTCACTTAATGGTGATGGTACAACAACAACCTTGATTTGCTGCTCTGCTTTTTTACCAATCTATAAGAAATTAAACATGCGCATCATGAATCTTGGTGTCTTGATTATCCTGCAAAACACTATCATGAACCTGCTTCCTTGGGGTGGTCCAACTGCGCGTGCCATGTCTGTGCTTAGTGTGGGACCTGAAATCCTTGGATACCTTGCACCTGGTATGGTTTTGTCTCTTCTTTATGTCATTTGTTGGGTTGCGCCAAGCATGGGACGCAAGGAGCGTGCAAGACTTGGTGTTGTTGATTTGACCGAAGAGGAAATGCGTAAGCTAACAGACATTACAGATCCAGATACGCTTTCTATCCGTCGTCCTAAAAACTTTGCCTTTAATGCTATCTTAACCATCGGCTTAATCACTTGGCTGGTTGCTGGCTCTTTCTATAAGGCTATTGCTATGGCACCACTTCTTTTATTTGCAGTGGGAACCTGTATTGCCCTTATTGTTAACTATCCTGTCCTAAAGGACCAAACAAAGCGTATTGGTGATAATGCCGGTGATGCTGTTCAGGTTGTTATTCTGGTTTTTGCTGCTGGTATCTTCATGGGACTTTTCCAAGGCTCTGGTATGGCTAGTGCTCTTGCTCAAAGCTTTGCAACGATTATTCCAAAGCAATTGGCTGGCTTCTGGGGACTTGTTATTGCCCTGATTTCAGCTCCTGGTACTTTCTTTATCTCAAATGATGGCTTCTACTATGGTATTTTGCCAGTCTTAGCGGAGGCTGGAGCTGAATATGGCTTTAGCAACATGGCGATGGCTCTTGCTTCTCTGATGGGACAAGCCTTCCATTTGCTCAGTCCATTGGTGGCCTTTATTTACCTGCTTCTTCGTCTTACTGGGCTTGATATGGGAGAATGGCAAAAAGAAGCTGCTAAATACGCGATTATTATCTTTATTATCTTTGTTGTAACCATTATTGCAATGGGACAAATGCCGCTTTACATTCCACAATAG
- the citG gene encoding HTH-type transcriptional regulator encodes MNPIIEAVKNNLDLSRNIPLKIAFYNALKKTIILRQIPAGSRINEKEFSIALNISRTPIRYALGLLSEEHLVEHIPKKGIIVKGVSIQDACEIFEIRKALETLATSTAMYLMTEEDFQVMHDLLADCETFIEDDDLNRILDNFNSFNNLIYSYSQMVRLKEIVTELQTYLVYFRKISISSLERRKRALSEHWMIYRGMKNRDHEQITLITHEHLNSSLEFILQEMSRRQDD; translated from the coding sequence ATGAATCCTATTATCGAAGCAGTAAAGAATAATCTTGACCTATCCCGCAATATCCCTTTGAAAATAGCTTTTTATAACGCCCTAAAGAAAACTATTATTTTAAGACAAATTCCTGCTGGCAGTCGTATCAACGAAAAAGAATTTTCCATTGCCCTAAATATTAGCAGAACACCAATCAGGTACGCTCTAGGATTGTTATCAGAGGAGCATTTGGTAGAGCATATTCCTAAAAAAGGCATTATTGTCAAGGGTGTTAGTATTCAAGATGCTTGTGAAATCTTTGAAATCAGAAAAGCGCTTGAAACACTGGCAACAAGCACCGCTATGTATTTGATGACAGAGGAAGATTTTCAGGTCATGCATGATTTGTTGGCTGATTGTGAAACCTTTATAGAAGATGACGATCTCAACAGAATTCTAGATAATTTCAACAGCTTTAATAATCTGATTTACAGCTATAGTCAGATGGTCAGATTAAAAGAAATTGTCACTGAATTGCAGACCTACCTTGTTTACTTTAGAAAAATTTCGATCTCTTCCCTAGAAAGACGAAAACGCGCTTTATCTGAGCATTGGATGATTTATCGTGGCATGAAAAATCGTGACCACGAGCAAATCACCCTTATTACGCATGAGCACCTCAACAGCTCACTAGAATTTATCCTACAGGAAATGAGCAGGCGTCAGGATGACTAA
- a CDS encoding 2-(5''-triphosphoribosyl)-3'-dephosphocoenzyme-A synthase produces the protein MTKKVFDDISRLALKALLYEVSLYPKPGLVDQLDNGAHDDMSFLTFVDSALALAPFFKIYLDIGFYHAKEDPGLIFERLRASGIEAEQAMFSATKGVNTHKGVNFSLALLLGATGMYLADQPQLLDHVTAFTEEDSLAICQLVKPLTAHLLETDFGSLDLKKSSPMVRSSF, from the coding sequence ATGACTAAGAAGGTATTTGATGATATTAGCAGGCTTGCTCTAAAGGCTTTACTTTACGAAGTGTCCTTATATCCTAAGCCTGGGCTTGTGGATCAGCTTGATAACGGGGCTCATGATGACATGAGCTTCTTAACCTTTGTTGATAGCGCTCTGGCCTTAGCCCCCTTTTTTAAGATTTATTTAGACATTGGTTTTTACCATGCTAAGGAAGATCCTGGTCTGATCTTTGAGCGCTTGCGTGCCTCAGGCATTGAGGCTGAGCAAGCCATGTTCAGCGCAACTAAGGGAGTCAATACCCATAAGGGAGTCAATTTTTCCTTAGCACTTCTGCTTGGGGCAACGGGAATGTATCTTGCCGATCAACCACAGCTCTTGGACCATGTAACAGCCTTTACTGAGGAGGATAGTCTGGCTATTTGTCAGCTTGTCAAGCCTCTAACAGCTCATCTCCTTGAGACTGATTTTGGTAGCTTAGACCTAAAAAAGAGCTCACCTATGGTGAGAAGCTCTTTCTAG
- a CDS encoding ammonia monooxygenase, which translates to MYKKGILDLQSALFASSPAGATDISLLAGELGGDMPKIAGIQISRTLYTVVIMPLLVKWLISIW; encoded by the coding sequence ATGTATAAAAAAGGTATCTTGGATTTGCAATCGGCACTCTTTGCCTCATCGCCTGCTGGTGCGACAGACATTTCACTATTGGCTGGTGAGCTTGGCGGAGATATGCCTAAAATCGCTGGTATTCAAATCAGTCGAACCCTCTATACTGTTGTCATCATGCCCTTGTTGGTTAAATGGCTCATTAGTATATGGTAA
- a CDS encoding ammonia monooxygenase, with amino-acid sequence MLSILMTLFVGTLGGLVAKRLSIPAPFMIGSMVAVALASILTKQVEAINPMKIFAQIISGAYIGQSVSKSDLLNLPKLAKSIISLMSLFTLNMFLLGGVFVYCFDLDPVTALLSCLPGGIMDVSLMAVDMGAKADIVATLQSARLVGMLLFLPVWVTFWVNRFDPKAKATKKKDSQKR; translated from the coding sequence ATGCTTTCGATTCTAATGACTTTATTTGTTGGGACGCTGGGAGGGCTTGTTGCTAAGCGGCTGAGTATTCCTGCCCCTTTTATGATTGGCAGTATGGTAGCTGTTGCCCTAGCTTCTATCCTGACAAAGCAGGTAGAGGCTATTAACCCCATGAAGATTTTTGCTCAGATTATTAGTGGTGCCTATATTGGCCAAAGCGTCAGCAAATCTGACCTGCTTAATCTGCCCAAGCTAGCCAAGTCTATTATTAGTCTCATGTCCTTGTTCACGCTGAATATGTTTCTTCTTGGTGGGGTATTTGTTTACTGCTTTGATCTTGATCCTGTAACAGCCTTGTTGAGCTGTTTACCTGGTGGCATTATGGACGTTTCTCTTATGGCAGTTGATATGGGAGCAAAGGCTGATATAGTTGCGACATTACAGTCGGCTCGACTGGTCGGTATGCTCTTGTTTCTTCCTGTTTGGGTGACGTTTTGGGTCAATCGCTTTGACCCAAAAGCAAAAGCTACTAAAAAAAAAGATAGTCAAAAGCGCTAG
- the citC gene encoding Citrate [pro-3S]-lyase] ligase, which produces MTQHLIQHIFPFDKQQKAKIDRLLQRQHIRRDPHLDYTCAIIDEQGEPIATGSLYGNSLRCLAVDQAYQGEGLLNHIVSHLIEEAYSRGHHHLFIYTKIAAAPLLLSLGFHVIAMVDDTLCFLENKKRGFEHYLSQLEKPQISPQKTAAIVLNANPFTLGHLHLIEKACADNELVHLFMVSQDSSLIPYHIRKELIIKGTAHLANIIYHDSGPYMISQATFPAYFQKDELAVIDSQAKLDIVIFRHIAEKLQIKSRYVGEEPTSMVTQHYNTVMLKQLPCYSIDVQVIPRKTFAEGKIISASLARQAIKDDDYALLELLLPKTSLDFFRSEAAQPTITKIKAATDLKHY; this is translated from the coding sequence ATGACGCAGCACTTGATACAGCATATTTTTCCCTTTGACAAGCAGCAAAAAGCAAAAATTGATCGTTTGTTACAAAGACAGCACATTAGAAGAGACCCTCATTTAGATTATACCTGTGCTATTATTGACGAGCAAGGCGAGCCTATTGCTACTGGCTCTTTGTACGGCAATAGCCTGCGCTGCTTAGCTGTTGATCAAGCCTACCAAGGAGAAGGCTTACTTAATCACATTGTCTCACATCTGATTGAGGAGGCCTACTCACGTGGGCATCATCATCTGTTTATCTACACTAAAATAGCAGCTGCCCCTCTATTGCTAAGTCTTGGCTTTCATGTCATTGCAATGGTTGATGATACTCTTTGTTTTTTAGAAAATAAAAAAAGGGGCTTTGAGCACTACCTGTCACAGCTAGAAAAGCCCCAGATCAGTCCTCAAAAGACCGCAGCAATCGTTTTAAATGCTAATCCATTTACCCTTGGTCATCTGCATCTGATTGAAAAGGCCTGCGCTGACAACGAGCTCGTTCATCTCTTTATGGTCAGTCAAGACAGTAGCCTGATCCCCTACCATATCCGAAAGGAATTAATCATCAAAGGAACTGCACACCTAGCAAATATCATATACCACGATAGTGGACCTTACATGATTAGTCAGGCAACCTTTCCTGCTTATTTTCAAAAAGATGAGCTAGCAGTTATTGATAGTCAAGCTAAATTGGATATTGTCATTTTCCGTCACATTGCAGAAAAACTCCAAATCAAGAGTCGTTATGTTGGCGAAGAGCCTACTAGCATGGTCACACAGCATTACAACACTGTCATGCTCAAGCAGCTGCCTTGCTATAGCATTGATGTGCAGGTTATCCCTAGAAAAACCTTTGCAGAAGGCAAAATCATCAGCGCCTCTCTTGCCAGACAGGCCATCAAGGACGATGATTATGCTCTCTTAGAGCTACTCCTTCCTAAGACCTCACTTGACTTTTTTAGGAGCGAGGCTGCTCAGCCCACGATAACTAAGATCAAAGCAGCAACAGACCTTAAGCATTATTAA
- a CDS encoding transposase: MLEILDLSRSTYYYQVKQLAQEDKDMDLKELIQGIYDEHHGNYGYRRIHLELRNRGFIVNHKKVQRLMTVMGLKARIRRKRKYSSYKGEVGKKADNLIKRQFEGSKPYEKCYTDVTEFTLPEGKLYLSPVLDGYNSEIIDFTLSRSPDLKQVQTMLEKAFPADSYNGTILHSDQGWQYQHQSYHHFLETKGIRPSMSRKGNSPDNGMMESFFGILKSEMFYGLETTYQSLNELEQAITDYIFYYNNKRIKAKLKGLSPVQYRTKSFH, from the coding sequence TTGCTTGAAATCCTTGATTTATCGCGGTCAACCTATTATTATCAAGTCAAGCAACTAGCTCAAGAAGATAAGGACATGGACTTAAAGGAGCTCATTCAAGGCATCTATGATGAACATCATGGCAATTATGGCTATCGTCGCATTCATCTGGAACTAAGAAATCGTGGTTTTATCGTCAATCACAAAAAAGTACAACGTTTGATGACTGTCATGGGCTTAAAAGCTCGTATCCGTCGTAAGCGCAAGTATTCTTCTTACAAAGGTGAGGTTGGCAAAAAGGCTGATAATCTGATTAAACGTCAGTTTGAAGGTTCTAAGCCCTACGAGAAGTGCTATACCGATGTGACGGAATTTACCTTACCTGAGGGGAAACTCTATCTATCGCCTGTTCTTGACGGCTATAACAGTGAGATTATTGATTTCACCCTGTCTCGATCGCCTGACTTGAAGCAAGTACAAACCATGCTTGAGAAGGCTTTTCCAGCGGATTCGTACAATGGAACGATTCTCCACAGCGATCAAGGCTGGCAATATCAACATCAGTCTTATCATCACTTTTTGGAGACTAAAGGCATTCGTCCATCCATGTCTCGCAAGGGAAATAGTCCAGATAATGGGATGATGGAGTCCTTCTTTGGTATTCTCAAATCTGAGATGTTTTACGGCCTTGAGACAACTTATCAATCCCTTAATGAGCTTGAACAAGCTATTACAGATTACATTTTTTACTACAACAACAAACGCATTAAAGCAAAGCTAAAAGGACTTAGCCCTGTGCAATACAGAACTAAATCCTTTCACTAA